The Deinococcus sp. KNUC1210 nucleotide sequence CGCTGGCGAGCGCCTATAAACAGTCGGTGCTGTGGGCGCTGCTGCGACAGAAGGACGCGGGCGCACTCAGCTTCTCCGAGACGTTCGACGTCTCGAATGAGGCGCAGAGTCTGGGCGACTATCCCTTCGATCACAGCGACGTGCTCACGCTGGCGACGCGCATGATCCAGAAGTCGGACAACACCGCCACCGACCTGCTGCACCGCCGCATCGGACTGAAAGCCGTGCAGGACGTGGCAGATACGCTGCACCTGTGTCATACCCGCCTGATCCTGCCGACCAAGGACTGGTGGACGGCGCAGGCGGGCCTGTCGCCCAGCTTTCCGGGAGCCGACGCCTTCGCCGCCCTGAGCGGCCCCGAACGGCTGAAGGCGGCGCAGGCACTCGATGAGGACGCCCGGACCCACCGCGCCGACCTGCTTCAGCGCAGGCTGGACGACTATTTCGATCACCGCTACACCCCCCAGACCGACCTGGGCACCCAGAATGTCAGCACCCCCGCCGAATTCGCGCACCTGATCGCCGCCGAATTCCTGCACAGCGGTCTGAGCGCCGACGCCCAGGCCACGCAGCGGCAACTGATGGCGCTGGGCTTCGGCGGCAAGCGCATCCAGGCTCCCCTGACGTATTTCGGCGGCAAGGGGGAAACGGCTGGCGGCTCCTGACCTACAGCGGGTACTTCCACACGGCGGGCGGCGAGGACGTGGTGTACGCCTTCATGCAGCACGGCGCAGACCAGCCCTACACCATGCACAACACCGGGGCCGCCTTCCAGTGGATCAACGCCGCGCTGAAACAGGTGCTGATGAAAGGTGACGGCGGCTCGGTGGAAGCAGCGGTGGTCGGGAACTAGCGGCACAGGGGCAACGAAGGTGTGCCCACGCTGCGTTCCCTGCCCCCTACTTCAGAAAAGGCGTGAAGGGTTTGAGCAGACTCGCCGGGGGCCTCGCGGTGGCAACGTCGCCGCTGAGCAGCAGATGACTGCCCTGGCGGGCGTTGGCGTAGCTGATGTTCTTGCTGCTGAGGGTGTAAGGCCCGTTCACCAGAATCTGCTTTCCGGCTCCCAGCACCACGATGCTGCTGGCCTTCAGCGTGGGCGTTCTGGCCTTGACGTTGCCGCTGGCGACCACAGCCGACTGCACGCTGTAGATCTGCACGCTGTCGGCACTCAGGCCGCTGATCTGGGCGTTCTTGAAACTCAGGTGCCCGCTGGCCTTCAGGAGCCCGGTGCGCTGATCGAAGGTCACGGTATCGGCCACCAGCGCTCCTCCGTCCTTGATCGTGAGCGTGACGCCGCTGGCACTCAGCGTTTCGCCGGATTTGAAACTCATGCGGCGGGCCACCAGTGTCAGGCCATTTTTGCTGTCCACAGCGGTGCCGCCGCTCGGCAGTTCGGTCAGGCCGGTTTCCAGATTGATCTTCTGATTGCCCTTCGGCGTGATCTGGAAAGCCCCAAACGTGGAAGCCAGCGAGGAAGACAGCGGCAGCAGGAAGGCGAGCGGCAACAGACGCCTGATCATGGTCACACGGTTCATGCGCCCACTATGCCCTGCCGCGCCTGGGTCATGTGAGCAGGTCCCGCTGCAAGTGGAACAGCACCAGCAGCCCCTGACGAGCACCCCCGGCGAAGGGCCGCTCACATGAGATATCGTGCGGTCTCCTCACCCCAAATCCTTTACACTCGCGCACAGTGAAGCGTCTGCCCTGTTTTCTTCCTGCATCTCGCGTGTTCGTCCCCTGCCTGCTGACCGCCTGGCTCACCTGCTCCGGCTTCGCGCCCGCTTTCGCCGCTCCCCGCCTGGGCAGCCACGACACCTATACCCGCCTGGTGTTCGATCTGCCCGCCGCCAGCACGGCCCGCAGCGCCTTCAGCAGCAGTGGCGGCAACACCGTCCTGACGGTCACGCTTCAGGTACCGCTCAAAACCGAGCGCGGCACGCTGCTCGAACCGGGCGTGGCAGCATATGCCACGGCGGGCAAGACCGTGACGCTGCAACTGGCGAGCGGCTCCAGAAATGCCAGCGTCACGGTGCTTCCGGCGAGTGGCGGACAGCCGAACCGTCTGGTCATCGACGTGCCGTTTGCGCCCGCCAAACCGGGCAGTTCCCCGGTGGCCAGTCCCACTGGCAGTGCATCCCCGTCCCGGGTTCCGGCTCTGCCCAAGCAGCCGCCTGCCCCGGTCAAGGTCGCGGCCCCGGTGCTGACGGTGGTGCTGGATGCCGGACACGGCGGCGTCGATTCCGGCATGGTCAGCCGCTGGGTGACTGAAAAGACGTGACGCTGGACGTGGCGATGCGGGTGCGCGGCTACCTGACGCAGCGCGGCGTGAAGGTGATCATGGTTCGCAGCCGCGACACCCAGCTCTCGACCGACAAACGCACCGATCTGGAAGCCCGTTCGAGGCTGGCACGCGCAGGCACGGTCAATGCCTATATCAGCATCCACGTGAACAGCGGCGACAGTTCGGCGGACGGCATCGAGACGTATTACTTCGGCAGCACCCTGAACACCTCGAACCGCTCGCTGGCCGTGCAGGAGAACGGTGGTGGCAGCATCGGGCAGCAGCTCACGCGGCAGGCCAGCGGCACCGCACAGAATCTGGTGGGCGACCTGCTGGCACAGGCGAAACTGTCGTTCAGTGCTCAGCTCGCCAAGAGCGTGCAGAGTCAGCTGATCGGGATGACCGGGGCGACCAACCGGGGCGTGCAGTCTGACGCCTTCTACGTCATCCGGAATCCGACCGTTCCGGCGATCCTGACCGAGATCGGCTTCGGGAGCAACCCCAGCGAAGGGTCCAAGCTCGCGCAGGCAGGCTACCGCGACCGCGTCGCCGGGGCCATCGCCACCGGCATCCTGAAGTTTCTGAAAGTCAACTGAAGCGGGAGGAGCAGGGCTGACCGCACAGGCCGCAGTCCTGCCTCACTCGTCTGTCAGAGCGCCGTCCAGCAGGTGAAGGCGGCGGTCGGCGCGGCTCGCCAGCGCTTCGTCGTGGGTCACGAGCAGCACGCCCGATTCGTCCTGTTTTGCCAGCTCGATCAGCAGGGTGGCGACGGCGTGTGCATTGGCGGTATCGAGGCTGCCGGTGGGCTCGTCGGCCAGCAGAATGGCGGGGCGGGCCACCAGCGCACGGGCCAGGGCGACGCGCTGCCGCTCTCCACCCGAGAGCTGTTCGGGCATGGCGCGTTCGCGTCCGGACATGCCCACCGCCGCCAGCAGTTCGCGCGCCCGGCCCCGCAGGTCCTGGCGCAGCAGCATGCCCGGCACCATCAGGTTGCCCAGCACGTCCAGATCGGGCAGCAGGTAATGGTGCTGAAACACCAGTCCTACCGCCTGGGCCCGCCGCTGGGCACGGGCCTGGGTGCTGAGCGTGTCGATCCGCACGCCGCCCCACGACACCTCCCCGGCATTGGGCCGGTCCAGACCGCCCAGCAGATGCAGCAGCGTACTCTTGCCGCTGCCGCTCGGCCCGGTCACCGCCACCACCTCACCGCGCCCCACCTGAAGCGAGAGGCCGTGCAGCACCTCGGTTTCACCGAAGGCGTGACGCAGCCCCAGGGCCTGAAGAGCGAGGTCGGATGCGGGGGCAGGAGGGGCGGTCACGCAGGGATGCTAACAGAAGCGCGGGCGACACGTGGGCCGCCTTCCGCATGACAACATACGCAGCATGACCCGCTCTTCCATCCGTTCCCGGCGCTTCGGCGTGGGCCTGCTGTCTGCACTGTTCATCGGCGCGGGTTCGCTGCACTTCCTTCGCCCTCAGCCCTTCGACAGCATCGTGCCGAGTTGGGTGCCCGATGCCCGAACCGCCACGCTGCTGAGCGGCGCGGCAGAGCTGGCAGGCGGCCTGGGCCTGCTGTTTCCCGCCACCCGCACGCCCGCGAGCTGGGGCCTGATCCTGCTGCTGCTGGCAGTGTTCCCGGCCAATCTGAACATGGCCCAGGACCCGGAAAAATACGGACTGCCGGGCTGGGCGCTGTGGGCGAGGCTGCCGCTGCAACCGCTGCTGATGTGGTGGGTGTGGAAGAACAGGAGGTAAGCAAGGCGCGGCGTTCTGTGTCCGGCTGCCTACCGCTGCACTCCGAGTTCCCCTCTCACCACCTCAATCGCGTCCGGGTTCTCCAGGCTCGTCAGGTCGCCTTTCACCTCGCCGGATTCGAGCAGGTCGCGCAGCAGTCGCCGCATGATCTTGCCGCTGCGGGTGCGTGGCAGCGTGCCCACCACGATCACGCGGGCGGGGCGGGCGATGCTGCCCACACCCTTCACGATGGCGTCGGAGAGCTGCTGCTCCAGCTCTGCGCTGCCCACCGTGCCTGCACGCGGCACCACGAAAGCCACCGGCACCATGCCCTTGATGGCGTCGGGCCGGGCGACCACCGCCGCTTCCGACACGGCAGGATGGGTGATGAGCGCCGCTTCCATCTCCATCGTGCCGATGCGGTGGCCCGCCACGTTCATCACGTCGTCCACGCGGCCCGTGACCCAGAGTTGCCCGTCCTGATCGAAGAGCGCGGCGTCGGAGGCAGCGTACTTGCCCGGATACTCCGACAGATACACGGCGTGGTAGCGCTCGTGGTCGCCCCAGACTGTGCGTGCCAGACAGGGAAACGGCTCTGTCAGCGTCAGGTAGCCGAGTTCGCCCGGCCCGGCGTGGCTGCCGTCTTCACGCACCACCTGCGCCCGGTATCCCGGCAGCGGCTGTCCACACGCACCCGGACGAGTCGGCGTCAGACCGACCATGCTGCTGGCCCAGGCGGTGCCGGTTTCGGTCTGTCCGTAGGTGTTGTTGACGAAAATGCGCCCGCCGCCCAGCGCTTCCTGCGTCCAGTGCCAGGTTTCCGGGTCGAGCGGCTCGCCCACCAGCGCGATGAGTTGCAGCGTACTGAGGTCGTGGCTGCTCAGCGCGGTGTCTCCGGCCCGCCGCAGCATCCTTAGGGCAGTGGGCGCGGTAAAAATCTTGGTCACGCCGTATTTCTCGATCATCTGATACGGACGTTCCGGCGTGGGCGTGTCGATACTGCCCTCGTAGATGACGTGCGCGGCTCCCTGCGCCAGCCCGCCCACCAGCGCAAAGATCGGAAAGGTCAGCCAGCCCACGTCGGCGGTGCACCAGTAGGTGTCGTCGGGCCGCAGATTCAGCGCCCATTTGACGTTGGCATAGGTGCCCACCAGAAACCCGACGCCGCTGTGTACCAGCCCTTTGGGCTTGCTGGTGGTTCCCGAGGTATAGATGATGAACCCCGGCTCGTTGGCCTCCATCGCAACCGGCGCGGCGCGGCGGGTCTGGGCACTCAGCAGCGTGTGGAAGTCGTGTTCATCGGCCCTCAGCACCGCCTGAGCATCGATGCGGCGGGCCACGATCACCGCCTCGATACTGGCGACGCCGCTTCTGGCCTCGTCCAGCGTGGCCTTGAGCGGCACCACCTTGCCGCGCCGCAGGGTCGCGTCGGTACAGACCACCACCTTCGGCTGGGCGTCTTCCAGGCGGTCGCGCACGGCACCCGCACTGAAGCCCGCGAAGATCACGCTGTAGATTGCCCCGATGCGGTAGCACGCCTGAATGGCGATGAAGGCCTCGGGGCAGTTGCTCAGATCGATGCCCACCCGGTCGCCCTTCCTCACACCCAGGTCTTCCAGGCAGGCGGCAAAGCGGGCCACCGCGTCTGTCAGCTCGCCGTAGCTCCAGGTCTCGGTGATGCCGTCTTCCCGCTCGTAGCGCAGCGCCACCGTCTGCGGGTCGTGGCGGTCCAGACAGTTGACGCTCACGTTCATGGTGCCGCCCCGGAAATAGCTGAAGTCGCCAAAACTTCCCTCCAGGCCCCGTTCGGGCGGCGTCATCCAGTTCAGCTCGCGGGCGATTTCCAGCCAGTATTCGGTGGGCGGCAACGCCTGAAGGCGGGCGGCCTCGGCAGCGCTCACGGGCGCGGCAGCACTCAGGGCGGCAGTGGGCGAAACGAGCGGGGCGTGCAGCAGCGCGTCATCCATAGGAACCTCCGGGGGTGGCGTCAGTGTAGCGCCGCGTTGCTATCCTGCCGCATGGCACCCTCCGCTTCCCGTTTCCCGCTGCTGGCTGTAGACATCGGCAACACCAGCACGGTGCTGGGCCTCGCAGACGAACAGCTGAACCTGACGCATACCTGGAGACTGCGAACCAACCGCGACCTGTTGCCCGACGATCTGGCGCTGCAACTGCACAGCCTGCTGAGTCTGGACGGCATGACGCCGCCTGCCAGCGCGGTGCTGTCGAGCGTGGCCCCGCCGCTGGGTCAGAATTACCGCTCGGCGCTGCGGCAGCACTTCGGCGTTGAGGCGCTGGAGGTGAGCGCCGAGAATCTGCCGGAAGTGCGCGTGGAACTCGATACCCCGACGGCGGTGGGCGCTGACCGCCTGTGCAACCTGTACGGAGCCGAGCGGTATCTGACAGACCACGAATACGCCGTGGTCGTGGACTTCGGCACCAGCACCAACTTCGACATCATCGGGCGCGGTCGGCGCTTTCTGGGCGGCGTGCTGGCAACCGGGGCGCAGGTTTCTGCCGACGCGCTGTTCTCGCGGGCGGCCAAACTGCCGCGCATCGCGCTGGAAGCTCCGGCAACTGCCATCGGCAAGAACACCATCCACGCGCTGCAATCGGGGCTGGTCTTCGGGTATGCCGAGATGGTGGACGGGCTGCTGCGCC carries:
- a CDS encoding acetate--CoA ligase encodes the protein MDDALLHAPLVSPTAALSAAAPVSAAEAARLQALPPTEYWLEIARELNWMTPPERGLEGSFGDFSYFRGGTMNVSVNCLDRHDPQTVALRYEREDGITETWSYGELTDAVARFAACLEDLGVRKGDRVGIDLSNCPEAFIAIQACYRIGAIYSVIFAGFSAGAVRDRLEDAQPKVVVCTDATLRRGKVVPLKATLDEARSGVASIEAVIVARRIDAQAVLRADEHDFHTLLSAQTRRAAPVAMEANEPGFIIYTSGTTSKPKGLVHSGVGFLVGTYANVKWALNLRPDDTYWCTADVGWLTFPIFALVGGLAQGAAHVIYEGSIDTPTPERPYQMIEKYGVTKIFTAPTALRMLRRAGDTALSSHDLSTLQLIALVGEPLDPETWHWTQEALGGGRIFVNNTYGQTETGTAWASSMVGLTPTRPGACGQPLPGYRAQVVREDGSHAGPGELGYLTLTEPFPCLARTVWGDHERYHAVYLSEYPGKYAASDAALFDQDGQLWVTGRVDDVMNVAGHRIGTMEMEAALITHPAVSEAAVVARPDAIKGMVPVAFVVPRAGTVGSAELEQQLSDAIVKGVGSIARPARVIVVGTLPRTRSGKIMRRLLRDLLESGEVKGDLTSLENPDAIEVVRGELGVQR
- a CDS encoding ABC transporter ATP-binding protein; translation: MTAPPAPASDLALQALGLRHAFGETEVLHGLSLQVGRGEVVAVTGPSGSGKSTLLHLLGGLDRPNAGEVSWGGVRIDTLSTQARAQRRAQAVGLVFQHHYLLPDLDVLGNLMVPGMLLRQDLRGRARELLAAVGMSGRERAMPEQLSGGERQRVALARALVARPAILLADEPTGSLDTANAHAVATLLIELAKQDESGVLLVTHDEALASRADRRLHLLDGALTDE
- a CDS encoding N-acetylmuramoyl-L-alanine amidase, with protein sequence MTLDVAMRVRGYLTQRGVKVIMVRSRDTQLSTDKRTDLEARSRLARAGTVNAYISIHVNSGDSSADGIETYYFGSTLNTSNRSLAVQENGGGSIGQQLTRQASGTAQNLVGDLLAQAKLSFSAQLAKSVQSQLIGMTGATNRGVQSDAFYVIRNPTVPAILTEIGFGSNPSEGSKLAQAGYRDRVAGAIATGILKFLKVN
- a CDS encoding type III pantothenate kinase, yielding MAPSASRFPLLAVDIGNTSTVLGLADEQLNLTHTWRLRTNRDLLPDDLALQLHSLLSLDGMTPPASAVLSSVAPPLGQNYRSALRQHFGVEALEVSAENLPEVRVELDTPTAVGADRLCNLYGAERYLTDHEYAVVVDFGTSTNFDIIGRGRRFLGGVLATGAQVSADALFSRAAKLPRIALEAPATAIGKNTIHALQSGLVFGYAEMVDGLLRRIRAELDAPAVAVATGGFAHTLEGICREIDTYDETLTLRGMVELWHSQQAHSVRQL
- a CDS encoding serine hydrolase produces the protein MRLSARPMRKKGRYVLLAAALLLAGQGLRTLHSVTSAPRFASVQRSVSPPIDSSLCLKSPAGDEAPPAPARLSGRLGLYVAVIDPVTLEPVRVVSRDPDGVYPLASAYKQSVLWALLRQKDAGALSFSETFDVSNEAQSLGDYPFDHSDVLTLATRMIQKSDNTATDLLHRRIGLKAVQDVADTLHLCHTRLILPTKDWWTAQAGLSPSFPGADAFAALSGPERLKAAQALDEDARTHRADLLQRRLDDYFDHRYTPQTDLGTQNVSTPAEFAHLIAAEFLHSGLSADAQATQRQLMALGFGGKRIQAPLTYFGGKGETAGGS
- a CDS encoding DoxX family protein — translated: MTRSSIRSRRFGVGLLSALFIGAGSLHFLRPQPFDSIVPSWVPDARTATLLSGAAELAGGLGLLFPATRTPASWGLILLLLAVFPANLNMAQDPEKYGLPGWALWARLPLQPLLMWWVWKNRR